Proteins encoded within one genomic window of Mesorhizobium sp. AR10:
- a CDS encoding Gfo/Idh/MocA family protein produces MMDVVLVGCGAMSKHWLDAVRQIDGLRIAGLVDLDADRARARAREYDLASAVIGTSLDAVLDQTKPQAVFDVVVPAARREVAISAFAHNCHLLTEKPLADTPDNARAIVGAARSAGRIHAVVQNRRYVANVRRIRRFLDSGAIGAATSIHADFFVAPHFGGFREEMAHVLLLDMAIHTFDAARYMVAGEPAGVYCQEWEPANSWYRQGSSASAVFDLGGGKRFTYAGSWCAAGFRTSWESTWRIVAERGSLVWDGEDGLKAEVVLPVRDGLFDQTQPIVVPPLDPADRIGGHLGIIQDFVHAIEAGAEPETRGADNIRSLAMVFGAIESAETGRRVAISAQEGQ; encoded by the coding sequence ATGATGGATGTCGTCCTGGTTGGCTGCGGTGCGATGAGCAAGCACTGGCTCGATGCCGTCAGGCAGATCGACGGGCTCAGGATTGCCGGCCTTGTCGACCTCGACGCCGACCGGGCTCGGGCGAGGGCGCGCGAATACGACCTTGCCAGCGCCGTTATTGGAACCAGCCTCGACGCCGTGCTCGATCAAACGAAACCGCAGGCGGTGTTCGACGTAGTTGTTCCCGCCGCCCGGCGCGAGGTTGCGATCTCCGCCTTTGCGCACAATTGCCACCTGCTGACCGAGAAGCCGCTGGCGGACACACCCGACAATGCGCGCGCCATCGTCGGGGCCGCGCGCAGTGCCGGGCGTATCCATGCCGTCGTCCAGAACCGCCGCTATGTCGCCAATGTCAGGCGCATCAGGCGCTTTCTCGATTCCGGCGCCATCGGTGCTGCGACCAGCATCCATGCCGACTTCTTCGTCGCGCCGCATTTCGGCGGTTTTCGCGAGGAGATGGCCCATGTCCTGCTGCTCGACATGGCGATCCACACATTCGACGCCGCCCGCTACATGGTCGCCGGCGAGCCGGCCGGCGTCTATTGCCAGGAATGGGAACCGGCCAATTCCTGGTACCGGCAGGGGTCGTCGGCCAGCGCGGTCTTCGATCTCGGTGGCGGCAAGCGATTCACCTACGCCGGCAGCTGGTGCGCTGCCGGCTTCCGCACCAGCTGGGAGAGCACATGGCGCATCGTCGCCGAGCGCGGCAGCCTGGTCTGGGACGGCGAGGATGGGCTGAAGGCGGAGGTCGTGCTGCCTGTCCGTGACGGCTTGTTCGACCAAACCCAGCCGATCGTCGTGCCGCCGCTCGATCCCGCCGACCGTATCGGCGGTCATCTCGGCATCATCCAGGATTTCGTCCACGCCATCGAAGCCGGCGCCGAGCCGGAAACGCGCGGTGCCGACAACATCAGGAGTCTGGCCATGGTCTTCGGCGCCATCGAGAGCGCCGAAACCGGGCGCCGGGTGGCGATTTCTGCGCAGGAAGGACAATGA
- a CDS encoding sugar phosphate isomerase/epimerase family protein, with amino-acid sequence MPNPLLDIRIGTMVRANLDDPAAYIKAILPLGFESIQPFFWQTLGGKDLPRLAGQIREAIGDADVTVSSIGVFGNPLESGDVDRGVLEAWETVIDNAHLFGTSMVSGFTGRIRGKPLPESLPRFREVWGPLAKRAADKGVRIAFENCAMDGNWASGDWNIAHNPDAWELMFNELPDDNLGLEWEPCHQLVYLIDPMPQIRKWAPRIFHVHGKDATVRWDVIREHGVFGRLPFVQMRTPGFGDSDWTRVISELRLAGYKGAIDIEGWHDPVYRGDLEITGQVRGLEYLKQCRGGASYLPNPV; translated from the coding sequence ATGCCAAACCCGCTTCTCGACATCAGAATCGGCACCATGGTGCGGGCCAATCTCGACGACCCGGCCGCCTATATCAAGGCGATCCTGCCGCTCGGCTTCGAGAGCATCCAGCCCTTCTTCTGGCAGACGCTGGGCGGCAAGGACCTGCCTCGGCTCGCCGGCCAAATCCGCGAGGCGATCGGCGATGCCGACGTTACCGTGTCCTCGATCGGCGTGTTCGGCAATCCGCTGGAGAGCGGCGATGTCGATCGCGGCGTGCTCGAGGCCTGGGAAACGGTGATCGACAACGCGCACCTGTTCGGCACCAGCATGGTCAGCGGCTTCACCGGCCGCATCCGCGGCAAGCCGTTGCCCGAAAGCCTGCCGCGCTTCCGCGAAGTCTGGGGGCCGTTGGCCAAACGCGCCGCCGACAAGGGTGTGCGCATCGCCTTCGAGAACTGCGCTATGGACGGCAACTGGGCAAGCGGCGACTGGAACATCGCCCACAATCCGGACGCCTGGGAGCTGATGTTCAACGAACTGCCGGATGACAATCTCGGCCTGGAATGGGAGCCCTGCCACCAGCTCGTCTACCTGATCGATCCGATGCCGCAGATCCGCAAATGGGCGCCGCGCATCTTCCACGTGCATGGCAAGGACGCGACGGTGCGCTGGGACGTGATCCGCGAACATGGCGTGTTCGGCCGGCTACCGTTTGTGCAGATGCGCACGCCTGGCTTCGGCGACAGCGACTGGACACGGGTGATCAGCGAGTTGCGGCTGGCCGGCTACAAGGGCGCCATCGACATCGAGGGCTGGCACGACCCGGTCTATCGCGGCGACCTGGAAATCACCGGTCAGGTGCGGGGGCTGGAGTATCTCAAGCAATGCCGGGGAGGTGCCAGCTACCTGCCGAATCCGGTGTGA
- a CDS encoding substrate-binding domain-containing protein produces the protein MSMTMRRTLLHSTVLAAATALAAAISTLPAQALDAKWCKDVHIRFFVGGAEGDAFGTIVYNGAKQAEADLGPKVDYIFSQWDVEKMVQQLREAVAVKPNGIAMMGHPGDASIMPLAEQAHKDGIKMMYQNVPVPKVTAAFGGGYIGAQQEQQGRALGAEAFKLAKLKAGDKAIMIGPFENESRGARERGTVAALKEAGVEVIQLSSPPSGEWASDPNLAIPVITAALLNNPDVKAVGYPGGQMLGNVPTYMQAAGRKAGDIFNFGFDTSPQIVEGFKGGWVQLTADQQPFLQGYLPILSLCQQVVLGLAPMNVDTGAGFVTPENYEIVAELAKQALR, from the coding sequence ATGAGCATGACGATGAGAAGGACACTTCTGCACTCGACCGTCTTGGCCGCCGCCACGGCGCTCGCCGCTGCAATCTCGACCTTGCCGGCGCAGGCGCTCGACGCCAAGTGGTGCAAGGACGTCCACATCCGCTTCTTCGTCGGCGGCGCCGAAGGCGACGCCTTTGGCACCATCGTCTACAATGGCGCCAAGCAGGCCGAGGCCGATCTCGGGCCGAAGGTCGACTACATCTTCTCCCAGTGGGACGTCGAAAAGATGGTGCAGCAATTGCGCGAAGCGGTCGCGGTCAAGCCCAACGGCATCGCCATGATGGGTCATCCGGGAGATGCGTCGATCATGCCGCTCGCCGAACAGGCGCATAAGGACGGCATCAAGATGATGTATCAGAACGTGCCGGTGCCGAAGGTGACGGCGGCGTTCGGCGGCGGTTATATCGGCGCCCAGCAAGAGCAGCAGGGCCGGGCACTCGGCGCCGAGGCGTTCAAGCTCGCCAAGCTAAAGGCCGGCGACAAGGCGATCATGATCGGTCCGTTCGAGAATGAGAGCCGCGGTGCGCGCGAGCGCGGGACGGTCGCCGCACTCAAGGAAGCCGGCGTCGAGGTCATCCAGCTGTCGTCGCCGCCAAGCGGCGAGTGGGCTTCCGACCCGAATCTCGCCATTCCGGTGATCACTGCGGCCCTGCTCAACAATCCCGATGTCAAGGCGGTCGGCTATCCCGGCGGACAGATGCTCGGCAATGTTCCCACCTACATGCAGGCGGCAGGACGGAAGGCCGGCGATATCTTCAACTTCGGCTTCGACACCAGTCCGCAGATCGTCGAGGGTTTCAAGGGCGGCTGGGTGCAGCTGACGGCCGACCAACAGCCGTTCCTGCAGGGCTATCTGCCGATCCTCAGCCTCTGCCAGCAAGTGGTGCTCGGGCTGGCGCCGATGAATGTCGACACCGGCGCCGGTTTCGTCACGCCTGAAAATTACGAGATCGTCGCCGAACTCGCCAAGCAGGCGCTGCGCTGA
- a CDS encoding ATP-binding cassette domain-containing protein produces the protein MAERLIELRDISKSYGHVYALGGVNLSVDRGEVVGLIGDNGAGKSTLIKILSGVVKPTSGEILIRGKPVTGWSAARSREAGIETVFQDRALAVQQTIVRNIFMGRELTGFLGWLKVNKEIEEASRLMREIGFTSKVFTPQSIVGQLSGGERQGVAIARAIYKQAELIVLDEPTTALSLTETAKVFHFVRQVRASGRSILFIGHNIHHVFDIADRFVVLDRGKVALTTDRREVKSAEDLINFMEDVAHPGGLAGLHDAGDAEQRAR, from the coding sequence ATGGCCGAACGCCTCATCGAACTGCGCGACATCAGCAAGTCCTATGGCCACGTCTATGCGCTCGGCGGAGTCAATCTCAGCGTCGATCGCGGCGAGGTGGTCGGCCTCATCGGCGACAATGGCGCCGGCAAGTCGACGCTGATCAAGATCCTGTCGGGCGTGGTCAAGCCGACCAGCGGTGAGATCCTCATCCGCGGCAAGCCGGTGACCGGATGGAGTGCGGCGCGCTCGCGCGAAGCCGGCATCGAGACTGTGTTCCAGGACCGGGCGCTGGCCGTGCAGCAGACGATCGTGCGCAATATCTTCATGGGCCGCGAGCTCACCGGCTTTCTCGGCTGGCTGAAGGTCAACAAGGAAATCGAGGAGGCAAGCCGGCTGATGCGCGAGATCGGCTTCACCTCGAAAGTGTTCACGCCACAGTCGATCGTCGGCCAGTTGTCGGGTGGTGAACGCCAGGGCGTGGCGATTGCGCGGGCCATCTACAAGCAGGCGGAGCTGATCGTCCTCGACGAGCCGACGACGGCGCTGTCACTGACCGAAACCGCCAAGGTCTTCCATTTCGTGCGCCAGGTGCGGGCGAGCGGCCGCTCGATCCTGTTCATCGGCCACAACATCCATCATGTCTTCGACATTGCCGACCGCTTCGTGGTGCTGGATCGCGGCAAGGTCGCGCTCACCACCGACCGGCGCGAGGTCAAGTCGGCCGAAGACCTCATCAATTTCATGGAAGACGTGGCACACCCCGGCGGATTGGCCGGATTGCACGACGCCGGCGACGCGGAGCAGAGAGCACGATGA
- a CDS encoding ABC transporter permease, whose amino-acid sequence MSKTMEPDLHEPSAGIPRPGPQKEWKHPSDHWMRGFILDNRASLGTLGVFVVMMAVFMIANPTVFTTWYLYSSVLTTLPVALFVVVPLVFVVTCGEIDLSFPATMGFASWIFALVVQAGYDPFLGIAAALVTGTLLGFLVGSLVVYGGLSSLIATLGMNFLLRGLIQIINEGKSTALTSLADSWAYTIFSSQLYGIPVQIFWAIAFVVLSALLYNRHRFGAQVRVVGDNPDSAQQMGIDVKRVRVKVFVFVGIGAAIAGTFSTMINFTWWPTSGDGYLLPVLASVFVGGTPTWGGIGTVVGGAIGAVTVSFIQTGVVAAGLSGFYVQFFNGLIIILSLLGHKWNQARYR is encoded by the coding sequence ATGAGCAAGACCATGGAGCCCGATCTGCACGAACCGTCCGCCGGCATTCCCCGCCCCGGCCCGCAGAAGGAGTGGAAACACCCATCCGATCACTGGATGCGTGGGTTCATCCTCGACAACCGCGCGTCGCTCGGCACGCTCGGCGTGTTCGTGGTGATGATGGCGGTGTTCATGATCGCCAACCCGACCGTCTTCACCACCTGGTATCTCTACAGTTCCGTGCTGACCACGCTGCCGGTCGCGCTATTCGTGGTGGTGCCGCTGGTCTTCGTCGTTACCTGCGGCGAGATCGACCTGTCGTTTCCGGCGACGATGGGCTTTGCCTCATGGATCTTCGCGCTGGTCGTGCAGGCCGGCTACGATCCGTTCCTCGGCATTGCAGCCGCACTTGTCACCGGCACGCTGCTTGGCTTCCTGGTCGGCTCGCTTGTCGTCTATGGCGGTCTGTCGTCGCTGATCGCCACGCTCGGCATGAATTTCCTGCTGCGCGGCCTGATCCAGATCATCAACGAGGGCAAGTCGACCGCGCTGACCAGCCTTGCCGACAGCTGGGCCTACACGATCTTCTCCAGCCAGCTCTACGGCATCCCGGTGCAGATCTTCTGGGCCATCGCCTTCGTCGTGCTGTCGGCGCTGCTCTACAACCGGCATCGCTTCGGCGCGCAGGTGAGGGTGGTCGGCGACAACCCCGATAGCGCCCAGCAGATGGGCATCGACGTCAAGCGTGTGCGGGTGAAAGTATTCGTCTTCGTCGGCATTGGAGCGGCGATCGCCGGCACCTTCTCGACGATGATCAATTTCACCTGGTGGCCGACCTCGGGCGACGGCTACCTGCTGCCGGTGCTGGCATCGGTGTTCGTCGGCGGCACGCCGACCTGGGGCGGCATCGGCACCGTGGTCGGTGGCGCGATCGGTGCGGTGACCGTGTCGTTCATCCAAACCGGCGTCGTCGCGGCGGGCTTGAGCGGCTTTTATGTCCAGTTCTTCAACGGGCTGATCATCATCCTGTCGCTGCTCGGCCACAAATGGAACCAGGCGCGGTATCGGTGA
- a CDS encoding ATP-dependent helicase — protein sequence MSGFSEDMPFFDEPNARPMAPSGIAARAMAARSGHNNAPDYLNGLNPEQRLAVETTEGPVLVLAGAGTGKTRVLTTRIAHILATGKAFPSQILAVTFTNKAAREMKQRIGLLVGEAVEGMPWLGTFHSIGVKLLRRHAELAGLRSDFTILDTDDVVRLIKQLIQAEGLDDKRWPAKQFAQMIDGWKNKGLGPADIPEGDARAFANGKGRELYKAYQARLQTLNACDFGDLLCHPIRIFRANPDVLKEYHRRFKYILVDEYQDTNTAQYMWLRLLAQRPQSSPLEGEVPAKRAEGVASEGTAQSSNTLASSTAARTPPGRAAPGHPPLKGEGNPRLSTVNICCVGDDDQSIYGWRGAEVDNILRFDKDFPGATIIRLERNYRSTAHILGTASHLIAHNEGRFGKTLFTEKIAEDDEKVHVHAAWDSEEEARAVGETIETYQRAKHNLNDMAILVRASFQMREFEDRFVTLGLNYRVIGGPRFYERLEIRDALAFFRVVAQGADDLAFERIVNVPKRGLGEATIRQIHDTARALRIPMLEAAAKLAESDELKPKPRAALREVAANFERWQKALETTPHTELAETILEESGYTDMWKNDRSVEAPGRLENLKELIRSMEEYESLRSFLEHVALVMDAEQNAELDAVNIMTLHSAKGLEFETVFLPGWEEGLFPHQRALDEGGRSGLEEERRLAYVGLTRAKKNLHLWFVSNRRIHGLWQSTIPSRFLDELPEAHVEVAESGNSYGGYGNSYGGGSFASGRGGRQNPYGASRFDNVGGNSGGTEKSGAFSNTYATPGWQRAQANRTEATDRNWGSRSGHQVERIGYGETDSGYGAGRTSVKGRTIDGELVAKSVADTPSAFSVGDRVFHQKFGNGNISAIEGNKLTIDFDKAGQKRVLDGFVTGV from the coding sequence ATGTCCGGCTTTTCGGAAGACATGCCCTTTTTTGACGAACCGAATGCGCGGCCCATGGCCCCGTCGGGCATTGCCGCGCGCGCCATGGCTGCCCGCAGCGGCCACAACAATGCGCCCGACTATCTGAATGGCCTCAACCCCGAGCAGCGGCTAGCCGTTGAAACAACGGAGGGCCCGGTTCTTGTGCTGGCCGGCGCCGGCACCGGCAAGACGCGTGTGCTGACCACCCGCATCGCCCACATCCTCGCCACCGGCAAGGCCTTCCCCTCGCAGATCCTCGCCGTCACCTTCACCAACAAGGCGGCGCGCGAGATGAAGCAGCGTATCGGCCTGCTGGTCGGCGAAGCGGTCGAGGGTATGCCGTGGCTCGGCACCTTCCACTCGATCGGCGTCAAGCTGCTGCGCCGGCACGCCGAGCTTGCCGGGCTCAGATCCGATTTCACCATCCTCGACACCGACGATGTCGTGCGCCTGATCAAGCAGCTCATCCAGGCCGAAGGGCTGGACGACAAGCGCTGGCCGGCCAAGCAGTTCGCTCAGATGATCGACGGCTGGAAGAACAAGGGGCTTGGCCCCGCCGATATTCCCGAGGGCGACGCCCGCGCTTTCGCCAATGGCAAGGGCCGCGAGCTCTACAAGGCCTATCAGGCGCGACTGCAGACGCTGAACGCCTGCGACTTCGGCGACCTTTTGTGCCATCCGATCCGCATCTTCCGCGCCAATCCGGATGTGCTGAAGGAGTATCACAGGCGCTTCAAATACATCCTCGTCGACGAGTACCAGGACACCAACACCGCCCAATACATGTGGCTGCGCCTGCTGGCGCAAAGGCCGCAATCCTCCCCCCTTGAGGGGGAGGTGCCCGCAAAGCGGGCGGAGGGGGTCGCCTCAGAAGGAACCGCCCAGTCATCAAACACCTTGGCGTCGAGCACTGCCGCGAGGACCCCACCCGGCCGGGCTGCGCCCGGCCACCCTCCCCTCAAGGGGGAGGGAAACCCGCGCCTGTCCACTGTAAACATTTGCTGCGTCGGCGACGACGACCAGTCGATCTATGGCTGGCGTGGCGCCGAGGTCGACAACATCCTGCGCTTCGACAAGGATTTCCCCGGCGCCACCATCATCCGGCTGGAGCGCAACTACCGCTCCACCGCGCATATCCTCGGCACCGCCTCACACCTCATCGCCCACAATGAGGGCCGCTTCGGCAAGACGCTGTTCACCGAAAAGATCGCCGAGGACGACGAGAAGGTGCATGTCCATGCCGCCTGGGATTCCGAGGAGGAAGCCCGCGCCGTCGGCGAGACCATCGAGACCTACCAGCGCGCAAAGCACAATCTCAACGACATGGCGATCCTGGTTCGGGCCTCTTTCCAGATGCGCGAATTCGAGGACCGTTTCGTCACGCTCGGCCTCAACTACCGCGTCATCGGTGGTCCGCGCTTCTACGAGCGCCTCGAAATCCGCGATGCACTGGCCTTCTTCCGCGTCGTCGCGCAAGGCGCCGACGACCTCGCTTTCGAACGCATCGTCAATGTGCCGAAGCGCGGCCTTGGCGAAGCCACCATCCGCCAGATCCACGACACCGCACGTGCGCTGCGCATCCCGATGCTGGAGGCCGCCGCCAAGCTCGCCGAAAGCGACGAGTTGAAGCCGAAGCCACGCGCCGCATTGCGCGAAGTCGCCGCCAATTTCGAGCGCTGGCAGAAGGCGCTGGAAACCACCCCGCACACCGAGCTGGCAGAGACCATCCTGGAGGAGAGCGGCTACACCGACATGTGGAAGAACGACCGTTCGGTCGAAGCCCCCGGCCGACTGGAAAATCTGAAAGAGCTGATCCGCTCCATGGAGGAGTATGAATCGCTGCGCTCCTTCCTCGAACATGTCGCCCTGGTCATGGACGCCGAGCAGAATGCCGAGCTCGATGCCGTCAACATCATGACGCTGCATTCGGCCAAGGGCCTCGAATTCGAAACCGTTTTTCTCCCCGGCTGGGAAGAAGGCCTGTTCCCGCACCAGCGCGCGCTGGATGAAGGCGGCCGCTCGGGGCTGGAGGAAGAGCGCCGCCTTGCCTATGTCGGCCTGACCCGCGCCAAGAAGAACCTGCACCTCTGGTTCGTCTCCAACCGCCGCATCCACGGCCTGTGGCAGTCGACCATCCCGTCGCGCTTCCTCGATGAGCTGCCGGAAGCCCATGTCGAAGTCGCAGAAAGCGGCAACTCCTATGGCGGCTACGGCAATTCTTACGGTGGCGGTTCGTTCGCGTCGGGACGTGGTGGCCGCCAAAATCCCTATGGCGCCTCACGCTTCGACAATGTCGGCGGCAATTCCGGCGGCACTGAAAAATCCGGCGCCTTCTCCAACACCTATGCGACGCCGGGCTGGCAACGCGCGCAAGCCAACCGCACCGAAGCCACAGACCGCAACTGGGGCTCGCGCTCTGGCCATCAGGTCGAGCGCATCGGCTATGGTGAGACAGACAGTGGCTATGGCGCCGGCCGCACCAGCGTCAAAGGCCGCACCATCGACGGCGAACTGGTCGCCAAATCCGTGGCCGACACGCCATCGGCCTTCAGTGTCGGTGACCGCGTTTTCCACCAGAAATTCGGCAACGGCAACATTTCGGCCATCGAAGGCAACAAGCTGACCATCGACTTCGACAAGGCCGGTCAGAAACGCGTGCTGGACGGGTTTGTCACCGGGGTGTGA
- a CDS encoding flavin-containing monooxygenase — translation MNPTSIPRPTSSHAVNPHSRRVDITETRARAGALLEQGAAFMTLEAGTLQALGSHAPSGDETRPALREEHVDVVVIGAGQNGLSVGYHLARKGVKFVVLEARERVGDIWRSRWDSLRLFTPARFDGLVGLPFPADRYSFPSKDDMADYLEAYAKKFSLPVRTGVKVDEVTRSGHRYIVTAGQTRYIANHVVAAASSYQKPKIPDFAALLDPSIRQLHAGAYKNPEQLNAGSVLLVGASNSGAEIAMDLASTHQVWLAGRHPGNIPVAYNGYFAMRLVLPVVFRIVFHRLLTVDTPMGRKAKPGQLSHGLPLVRVKPQHLDAAGVHRVPRVAGVRDGKPLLDDGQLLDVSNVIWCTGFRAGLDWIKLPIFDEAGRVKQYRGAVEGEPGLYVCGLHFQHSTSSTMIHGAARDAGYVVDKISERMQAAAG, via the coding sequence ATGAACCCGACTTCGATACCTCGCCCGACTTCAAGCCACGCAGTGAACCCGCACAGCCGCCGCGTCGACATCACCGAGACCAGGGCGCGCGCCGGCGCGTTGCTGGAACAGGGAGCCGCATTCATGACACTTGAGGCCGGTACGCTGCAGGCATTGGGCAGCCATGCGCCATCAGGTGACGAAACGCGGCCCGCGCTCAGGGAAGAGCACGTCGATGTCGTCGTCATCGGCGCCGGCCAGAATGGCCTGTCCGTCGGCTACCATCTCGCCCGCAAGGGTGTGAAGTTTGTCGTCCTGGAGGCTCGCGAACGCGTCGGCGACATCTGGCGTTCGCGCTGGGATTCGCTGCGCCTGTTCACGCCCGCGCGTTTTGACGGGCTGGTCGGCCTGCCCTTCCCTGCCGACCGCTATTCGTTCCCGAGCAAGGACGACATGGCCGACTATCTGGAGGCCTATGCGAAGAAATTCTCCCTGCCGGTACGCACCGGCGTCAAAGTCGATGAGGTGACCCGTTCCGGCCACCGATACATCGTCACTGCAGGTCAAACCCGTTACATCGCCAATCACGTCGTAGCCGCGGCCTCGAGCTACCAGAAGCCGAAGATTCCGGATTTCGCCGCCTTGCTCGATCCGTCGATCCGGCAATTGCATGCGGGCGCCTACAAAAACCCTGAGCAGCTCAATGCGGGCAGCGTGCTGCTGGTGGGCGCCAGCAATTCCGGCGCGGAAATCGCCATGGATCTCGCGTCCACGCACCAGGTCTGGCTGGCTGGCCGGCACCCCGGCAACATCCCGGTCGCCTACAACGGCTATTTTGCCATGCGCCTGGTTCTGCCTGTCGTCTTCCGCATCGTTTTCCATCGATTGCTCACGGTCGACACACCCATGGGCCGCAAGGCCAAGCCGGGGCAGCTGTCCCATGGCCTGCCGCTGGTCCGGGTCAAACCTCAGCATCTGGATGCTGCAGGCGTCCACCGCGTCCCCCGCGTCGCCGGTGTCCGCGACGGCAAACCGCTGCTCGACGACGGCCAGCTTCTCGACGTTTCCAACGTCATCTGGTGCACCGGTTTCCGGGCCGGGCTGGATTGGATCAAGCTGCCGATCTTCGACGAAGCCGGCCGGGTGAAGCAGTATCGCGGCGCCGTGGAAGGCGAACCTGGCCTCTATGTCTGCGGCCTGCATTTCCAGCACTCGACGTCGTCCACGATGATCCATGGCGCGGCACGCGATGCCGGCTATGTGGTCGACAAGATCAGCGAGCGGATGCAGGCAGCAGCGGGGTGA
- a CDS encoding helix-turn-helix transcriptional regulator gives MKADTASLLEQARRAYGERAWADAFELLRATDEIASLGAEDLERLLWSAGMLDRDEDIFAAGERLFDMHIEAGRDDQAAYWAFFRGFRLLALGEDGHATACIQQAQRLADGFGRECAAHGYLVLLAAQKELMTGNDPASEAQAKQALAIGERCCDIDLIAFARCYLGRALVRQGRIEEGIALLDEAMLPAAEGKISPIVTGLIYCNLIAACRQVYALDRSREWTQALSNWCGEQPQLVQFHGICLLHRAEIMELNGAWQDSIAEARRATQSLRSGSEMAAGAAYQEAEIHRLRGEFAAAENLYRAASQFGLEPQPGMALLRLMQGRTEQAAATIRRVLATTRSPLGRARLLPALVEIMISAGAVDEAREACEELAAIASRFATEILAAMASQARGEIEMDSGNAATALGHFRAALTTWQRAGAPYLEARLRVLAGQACRMLGDEDSAELEFDAARAVFTALGAAPDLARVTALIGPTNARPHGLTRREIEVLGLVATGKTNKLIATDLGLSEKTVDRHVSNIFDKLAVNSRAAATAYAFQNGLL, from the coding sequence ATGAAAGCCGATACCGCCTCATTGCTCGAGCAGGCCCGCCGCGCCTACGGGGAGCGGGCATGGGCAGATGCATTCGAGCTGCTGCGGGCAACCGACGAAATCGCGTCTCTCGGCGCCGAAGACCTGGAACGGCTGCTCTGGTCGGCCGGCATGCTTGACCGCGATGAGGACATCTTCGCTGCAGGCGAGCGTCTCTTCGACATGCATATCGAAGCCGGCCGTGACGACCAGGCGGCGTATTGGGCGTTCTTCCGTGGCTTCCGGCTTCTAGCCTTGGGCGAGGACGGCCACGCAACCGCCTGTATCCAGCAGGCGCAGCGCCTGGCGGACGGCTTTGGTCGCGAGTGCGCAGCGCATGGCTACCTGGTGTTGCTGGCCGCCCAAAAGGAACTCATGACCGGCAACGATCCGGCATCGGAGGCGCAGGCAAAGCAGGCGCTGGCGATCGGTGAACGCTGTTGCGACATCGACCTGATCGCCTTCGCCAGATGTTATCTCGGCCGCGCCCTGGTACGGCAAGGCCGGATCGAGGAGGGTATCGCCCTGCTCGACGAAGCAATGTTGCCGGCTGCCGAAGGCAAAATCTCGCCCATCGTCACCGGCCTGATCTACTGCAACCTGATCGCTGCGTGTCGGCAAGTCTATGCGCTCGACCGTTCGCGCGAATGGACCCAAGCGCTGTCGAACTGGTGCGGAGAACAGCCGCAGCTGGTTCAGTTCCACGGCATCTGCCTGTTGCATCGTGCCGAAATCATGGAGTTGAACGGAGCCTGGCAGGATTCGATTGCCGAGGCGCGGCGCGCGACGCAGTCGCTGCGCAGCGGCAGCGAGATGGCGGCAGGAGCAGCCTACCAGGAGGCCGAAATCCATCGCTTGCGCGGCGAGTTCGCCGCCGCGGAAAATCTCTATCGCGCCGCCAGTCAGTTCGGGCTCGAACCACAGCCAGGCATGGCGCTGCTGCGACTCATGCAGGGCCGTACCGAGCAGGCGGCGGCAACCATTCGTCGCGTGTTGGCCACGACCAGGTCACCGCTTGGCCGTGCCCGTCTGCTTCCGGCGCTGGTCGAAATCATGATCTCCGCGGGCGCCGTCGACGAGGCACGCGAAGCCTGCGAGGAACTGGCTGCGATCGCCAGCCGTTTCGCCACCGAGATCCTTGCAGCAATGGCCTCACAAGCGAGAGGCGAAATCGAGATGGATTCGGGCAATGCCGCGACGGCGCTTGGCCATTTCCGTGCCGCGCTGACGACCTGGCAGCGCGCCGGCGCACCCTATCTCGAGGCGCGTCTGCGCGTGCTGGCCGGCCAGGCCTGTCGCATGCTTGGCGACGAGGACAGCGCCGAGCTTGAATTCGATGCCGCCCGGGCGGTTTTCACCGCACTTGGCGCCGCGCCCGACCTCGCCCGCGTCACCGCGCTGATCGGGCCGACCAACGCGCGCCCGCATGGCCTGACGCGGCGCGAGATCGAAGTCCTTGGCCTCGTCGCCACCGGCAAGACCAACAAGCTGATCGCGACCGACCTCGGCCTCAGCGAAAAGACCGTCGACCGGCATGTCAGCAACATATTCGACAAGCTGGCGGTAAACTCGCGCGCTGCAGCGACCGCTTACGCCTTCCAGAACGGCCTCCTCTGA